A genomic region of Peromyscus eremicus chromosome 19, PerEre_H2_v1, whole genome shotgun sequence contains the following coding sequences:
- the Pcdh1 gene encoding protocadherin-1, protein MGPLRPSPGPGGQQLLLPPLLLALLLLLAPSASHTTQVLYKVPEEQPPNTLIGSLAADYGFPDVGHLYKLEVGAPYLRVDGKTGDIFTTETSIDREGLRECQNQIPGNPCILEFEVSITDLVQNGSPRLLEGQIEVQDINDNTPNFASPVITLAIPENTNIGSLFPIPLATDRDAGPNGVASYELQAGPEAQELFGLQVAEDQEEKQPQLIVMGNLDRERWDSYDLTIKVQDGGNPPRASSALLRVTVLDTNDNAPKFERPSYEAELSENSPIGHSVIQVKANDSDQGANAEIDYTFHQAPEVVRRLLRLDRNTGLITVQGPVDREDLSTLRFSVLAKDRGANPKSARAQVAVTVKDMNDNAPTIEIRGIGLVTHQDGMANISEDVAEETAVALVQVSDRDEGENAAVTCVVAGDVPFQLRQASETGSDSKKKYFLQTTTPLDYEKVRDYTIEIVAVDSGNPPLSSTNSLKVQVVDVNDNAPVFTQSITEVAFPENNKPGEVVAEVTASDADSGSNAELVYSLEPEPAAQGLFTISPENGEIRVKTSLDREQRDSYELKVVAADRGSPSLQGTATVLVNVLDCNDNDPKFMLSGYNFSVMENMPALSPVGMVTVIDGDKGENARVQLSVEQDNGDFVIQNGTGTILSSLSFDREQQSTYTFQLKAVDGGVPPRSAYVGVTINVLDENDNAPFITAPSNTSHRLLTPQTRLGETVSQVTAEDIDSGVNAELTYSIAGGNPYGLFQIGSHSGAITLEKEIERRHHGLHRLVVKVSDRGKPPRYGTALVHLYVNETLANRTLLETLLVHSLDTPLDIDIAGDPEYERSKQRGNILFGVVAGVVAVALLIALAVLVRYCRQREAKSGYQAGKKETKDLYAPKPSGKAAKGNKSKGKKSKSPKPVKPVEDEDEAGLQKSLKFNLMSDAPGDSPRIHLPLNYPPGSPDLGRHYRSNSPLPSIQLQPQSPSASKKHQVVQDLPPANTFVGTGDTTSTGSEQYSDYSYRTNPPKYPSKQLPHRRVTFSATSQAQELQDPSQHSYYDSGLEESETPSSKSSSGPRLGPLALPEDHYERTTPDGSIGEMEHPENDLRPLPDVAMTGTCTRECSEFGHSDTCWMPGQSSPSRRTKSSALKLSTFVPYQDRGGQEPAGAGSPSPPEDRNTKTAPVRLLPSYSAFSHSSHDSCKDSATLEEIPLTQTSDFPPTATPASAQTAAKREIYL, encoded by the exons ATGGGGCCTCTGAGGCCCAGCCCAGGGCCTGGGGGGCAGCAGTTGCTGCTGCCCCCCTTACTGCTGGCACTACTGCTCCTGTTGGCTCCATCTGCAAGCCATACCACCCAGGTGTTATACAAGGTACCAGAGGAACAGCCGCCCAACACCCTCATTGGGAGCCTTGCCGCTGACTACGGTTTTCCAGACGTGGGCCATCTGTATAAACTCGAGGTAGGTGCTCCATACCTGAGAGTGGATGGCAAGACCGGTGACATTTTCACCACCGAGACCTCCATTGACCGAGAGGGGCTCCGTGAGTGCCAGAACCAGATCCCTGGGAACCCCTGTATCCTGGAGTTTGAGGTGTCTATCACGGACCTCGTGCAGAATGGCAGCCCCCGGCTGCTAGAGGGCCAGATAGAGGTGCAGGACATCAACGACAACACACCCAACTTTGCCTCGCCGGTCATCACCCTGGCCATCCCTGAGAACACCAACATCGGCTCGCTCTTCCCCATCCCACTGGCCACAGACCGTGATGCTGGCCCCAACGGTGTGGCATCCTATGAGCTGCAGGCTGGGCCTGAGGCCCAGGAGCTATTTGGACTGCAGGTGGCCGAGGACCAGGAAGAGAAGCAGCCACAGCTCATTGTCATGGGCAACCTGGACCGTGAGCGTTGGGACTCCTACGACCTCACCATCAAGGTTCAGGATGGCGGCAACCCTCCACGCGCCAGCAGTGCCCTGCTGCGGGTCACCGTTCTTGACACAAATGACAACGCTCCCAAGTTCGAGCGGCCGTCCTACGAAGCGGAGTTGTCTGAGAACAGCCCCATTGGCCACTCGGTCATCCAG GTGAAAGCCAATGACTCGGACCAAGGTGCCAATGCAGAGATTGACTATACCTTCCACCAGGCTCCTGAAGTTGTCAGGCGTCTTTTGCGACTAGACAGAAACACTGGACTCATCACCGTTCAGGGTCCCGTGGACCGTGAGGATCTCAGCACCCTGCGTTTCTCCGTGCTCGCCAAGGACCGAGGCGCCAACCCGAAGAGTGCCCGTGCCCAGGTAGCTGTGACTGTGAAGGACATGAACGACAATGCCCCCACCATTGAGATCCGAGGCATAGGGCTCGTGACTCACCAAGATGGGATGGCTAATATATCCGAGGACGTGGCCGAGGAGACCGCTGTGGCCTTGGTGCAGGTGTCTGATCGAGACGAGGGAGAGAACGCAGCGGTCACCTGTGTGGTAGCAGGTGATGTGCCCTTCCAGCTCCGCCAGGCCAGTGAGACCGGCAGTGACAGCAAGAAAAAGTACTTCCTGCAGACCACCACCCCTCTCGACTATGAGAAAGTCAGAGACTATACCATCGAGATCGTGGCTGTGGACTCCGGCAACCCCCCACTCTCTAGCACCAACTCCCTCAAGGTCCAGGTGGTGGATGTCAACGACAACGCCCCTgtcttcacccagagcatcacTGAAGtcgccttcccagaaaacaacaaacctgGGGAAGTGGTGGCCGAGGTCACCGCCAGTGATGCCGACTCCGGTTCTAATGCCGAGCTGGTCTATTCTCTGGAACCTGAGCCAGCCGCCCAAGGCCTCTTCACGATCTCACCCGAGAATGGAGAGATCCGGGTGAAGACATCCCTGGACCGGGAACAGAGAGACAGCTATGAGCTGAAGGTGGTGGCGGCTGACCGGGGCAGTCCCAGCCTTCAGGGTACAGCCACGGTCCTCGTCAACGTGCTTGACTGTAACGACAATGACCCCAAATTCATGCTGAGCGGCTACAACTTCTCAGTGATGGAGAACATGCCAGCGCTGAGTCCAGTGGGCATGGTGACCGTCATCGATGGAGACAAGGGGGAGAATGCCCGCGTACAGCTCTCGGTAGAGCAGGACAATGGTGACTTTGTTATCCAGAACGGCACAGGCACCATCTTATCCAGTTTGAGCTTCGACAGGGAGCAGCAGAGTACCTATACCTTCCAACTGAAGGCCGTAGACGGTGGCGTCCCCCCTCGCTCGGCGTATGTCGGGGTCACCATCAATGTGTTGGATGAGAATGACAATGCACCCTTTATCACCGCCCCCTCCAACACATCTCACCGGCTGCTGACCCCGCAGACGCGTCTTGGTGAGACAGTCAGTCAGGTGACGGCGGAGGACATTGACTCTGGCGTCAACGCTGAGCTGACCTATAGCATCGCTGGGGGCAACCCCTACGGACTCTTCCAGATCGGGTCACATTCAGGTGCCATCACCCTGGAGAAGGAGATTGAACGGCGCCACCACGGCTTGCACCGCCTGGTGGTGAAGGTCAGTGACCGCGGCAAGCCCCCGCGCTATGGCACGGCCTTGGTCCACCTCTACGTCAATGAGACCTTAGCCAACCGCACACTGCTGGAGACCCTCCTGGTCCACAGCCTGGACACACCATTGGATATTGACATTGCCGGGGATCCGGAATACGAGCGTTCCAAGCAGCGTGGCAACATTCTCTTTGGTGTCGTAGCCGGTGTGGTGGCCGTGGCCTTACTCATCGCCCTGGCGGTGCTCGTGCGCTACTGCCGGCAGCGGGAGGCCAAGAGTGGCTATCAGGCTGGCAAGAAGGAGACGAAGGACCTGTATGCCCCCAAGCCCAGCGGCAAGGCTGCTAAAGGAAACAAGAGCAAGGGGAAGAAGAGCAAGTCCCCGAAGCCTGTGAAGCCGGTGGAGGACGAGGATGAGGCTGGGCTGCAGAAGTCCCTCAAGTTCAACCTAATGAGCGACGCCCCGGGGGACAGTCCCCGAATCCACCTGCCCCTCAACTACCCACCAGGCAGCCCCGACTTAGGCCGCCATTATCGCTCCAACTCCCCACTGCCTTCCATCCAGCTGCAACCCCAGTCACCCTCGGCCTCCAAGAAGCACCAGGTGGTGCAGGACCTGCCGCCCGCAAACACATTTGTGGGCACCGGGGATACCACGTCCACGGGCTCCGAGCAGTACTCCGACTACAGCTATCGCACCAACCCCCCCAAATACCCCAGCAAGCAG TTACCTCACCGCCGTGTGACCTTCTCGGCCACCAGCCAGGCCCAGGAGCTGCAGGACCCGTCACAGCACAGTTACTATGATAGTGGCCTGGAAGAGTCCGAAACACCATCTAGCAAGTCATCCTCAGGGCCCCGACTTGGTCCCCTGGCCCTACCTGAGGACCACTATGAGCGCACCACCCCTGATGGCAGCATAGGTGAAATGGAGCACCCCGAGAATG ACCTCCGCCCTTTGCCCGATGTCGCCATGACGGGCACA